The Rhinatrema bivittatum chromosome 4, aRhiBiv1.1, whole genome shotgun sequence genome window below encodes:
- the CBX4 gene encoding E3 SUMO-protein ligase CBX4: MELPASGEHVFAVESIEKKRIRKGKVEYLVKWRGWSPKYNTWEPEENILDPRLLIAFQNRERQEQLMGYRKRGPKPKHLLVQLPSFARRSNILTGLQDSTLDNRPKIELNASNKSQSHQYQLNSKKHHQYQPNGKDNSVKHHSNSKRKYYYQLNSKKHHHYQPDPKMYELQYQTSKDSPSQVSMDHPKSQLINHQSKWTHSQTKNYLGQMNNLSVDMNKLPSSPVNGNEKAIVANGMPSPSKDGITTNGIGGRMKIVKNKNKNGRIVIVMSKYMENGMQSVKIKSSEDDQEKPSQGTQSKPTESTSVDRTKDKGEKHIDPWKKASDEKIRIDGIKHKTVRGDEGAKGSFHVAGLRRTYSTNEAFHEQPLPLTTKPELTSWSLPSQDPKPKETGLNLCNPRKRFLSETHTEIESCKKMLTSRSISAPSSIPNQAMEKHVNHQTPLQQPDVILLDSDLDEPIDLRCVKSRAESDRELEKPDVQIIEEQQPPVQIQTEIDEEPLTEFKPFFGNIIITDVTANCLTVTFKEYVTV, encoded by the exons ATGGAGCTGCCGGCCTCCGGAGAGCACGTCTTCGCGGTGGAAAGCATTGAGAAGAAGCGGATCCGCAAG GGCAAAGTGGAATACCTGGTGAAATGGAGAGGATGGTCGCCCAA ATATAACACGTGGGAACCGGAGGAGAATATCCTCGATCCCCGGCTGCTGATCGCCTTTCAAAACAG GGAACGGCAAGAACAGTTAATGGGATACCGCAAACGAGGACCTAAACCCAAACACCTACTCGTTCAG CTTCCATCATTTGCACGTCGCTCCAACATCCTTACTGGTCTTCAGGACTCAACCCTGGACAACAGACCAAAGATTGAACTGAACGCTTCCAACAAAAGCCAGTCTCATCAATACCAACTCAACAGTAAAAAGCACCATCAGTACCAGCCCAATGGCAAAGACAATTCTGTGAAGCATCATTCaaatagcaaaaggaaatattACTATCAACTGAACAGCAAGAAGCATCATCACTACCAACCTGATCCCAAAATGTATGAGCTTCAATATCAAACAAGCAAGGATTCTCCAAGCCAGGTCTCTATGGACCATCCTAAAAGTCAGTTGATCAATCATCAGAGTAAATGGACTCATAGCCAGACCAAAAATTACCTTGGTCAAATGAATAATCTTTCTGTAGACATGAATAAACTTCCTAGCAGCCCTGTGAATGGGAATGAAAAGGCTATAGTTGCTAATGGAATGCCCAGTCCTTCAAAAGATGGGATTACTACCAATGGAATTGGCGGTAGAATGAAAAtcgtaaaaaataaaaataagaatggaAGAATTGTTATAGTGATGAGCAAGTACATGGAGAATGGCATGCAATCTGTTAAAATTAAGTCTTCGGAGGATGACCAGGAGAAACCAAGCCAGGGAACACAGAGCAAACCTACAGAAAGTACATCTGTGGATAGGACTAAAGACAAAGGGGAAAAGCATATTGATCCTTGGAAGAAAGCATCTGATGAGAAAATAAGGATAGATGGCATAAAACACAAGACAGTAAGAGGCGATGAAGGAGCCAAAGGTTCTTTCCATGTAGCAGGCCTTAGGCGAACTTATTCGACTAATGAGGCTTTTCATGAGCAACCCTTGCCGTTGACCACCAAACCAGAATTAACATCATGGTCATTACCAAGTCAGGACCCAAAACCCAAGGAAACGGGGCTGAACTTGTGCAATCCTAGAAAACGATTTCTGTCTGAAACTCATACTGAAATAGAGTCCTGCAAAAAAATGCTCACCTCGAGGAGTATTAGTGCTCCCAGCAGTATACCGAACCAGGCGATGGAGAAACATGTGAACCATCAGACACCTCTCCAACAGCCAGATGTGATCTTGCTAGATTCAGACCTAGATGAGCCCATAGATTTGCGATGTGTGAAATCAAGGGCAGAGAGTGACCGAGAACTGGAGAAACCTGATGTTCAAATCATAGAGGAGCAGCAGCCGCCTGTGCAAATCCAAACTGAAATAGATGAAGAACCGTTGACTGAATTCAAACCATTCTTTGGGAATATAATTATTACTGATGTAACAGCCAACTGCCTCACTGTCACTTTCAAAGAGTATGTAACTGTGTAG